Genomic segment of Myxococcus stipitatus:
CAGATGCTCATCGGACAGGGCTACAAGATCACCTTCGCGCCCTACACCCAGCAGACGTTCTGGCGGAACCTCCGGAACAACCTCGGCAGCGCCGTAGACGCCATCTACCTCCAGGTCTACGCGGGCGGCGCCGGCAACAACCCGGCGAGCTGGAACACGGCGATGGGGATGACCGTGGACCCGGGCCTCTGGTCCAAGAACGGCACCAACTGCACCTCGGGCGACAGCCCCGCCACCGTCCAATCCCGGATGGCCAACTGGAAGACCACCGCGGGCATCCGTGGCGGCTTCATGTGGCTCTACGACGACATCCAGAAATGCTCCGCCCAGGGCACGTCGGCGCAGTACGCGGCAGCCATCAACACCGCCGTCAGCGGCAACACCCCGCCCGTCGCGAACTTCAGCTTCACCGTCAGCAGCCTCACCGCGACGTTCACCGACTCCTCCACGGATGCCGATGGCACCATCGCCTCGCGCAGCTGGAACTTCGGCGACGGCACCACCTCACCCGCGACCAACCCCTCACGCACCTACGCGAGCGCCGGCAACTACAACGTCTCCTTGACGGTCACCGACAACGGCGGCGCAAGCCATACCAGGACCCAGACTGTTTCCGTCGGCGCGGGCAACATCAACCTGGCGCTCAACAAGCCCACCACCAGCTCGACCCCGTGCAACAGCAACGAGGCCGCCGCCAAGGCCGTCAACGGAAGTGTCTCCGGCGGCAACACCGACAAGTTCTGCTCGCTCGTCTCACCCTCGTGGATGCAGATCGACCTGGGCTCAGCGCAGACGGTCAGCAGCTTCACGCTCCGCCACGCGGGCGCCGGGGGTGAATCGGCGAACTGGAACACCCGGGCCTTCACCCTCCAGGTCTCCAGCAACGGCACCACCTGGAGCACGCCCGTCACCGTGACGAACAACACCAGCAACGTCTCGACCCACCCCATCACCCCGGTGTCGGCGCGCTACATCCGCCTCGATGTATCGACCCCCACCCAGAACGGGGACCCGGCCACGCGGCTCTACGAGCTCGAAGTCCGCTGACCTCTCGACAGCCCTCGGGACGCAGGGCGTGTCCCGAGGGCCCCCCCGCTACGGCATCCCTCGACGCGCCCCGTGCTCCGCCGGCGGGTCCTCGAGACGCCCCAGCGCCTCCTGGACGCGCCGAGCCCACTGCCTGCGCTCCACGCTCCGCGCGTAGGCTCGCCGCCCCAGCCACTCCATCGCGCCAATCTTGAACGCGAAGGACGCCGTCGCGAACGCGGGCTCCCCGAGCGACGACCAGCCCCAGTCCCCCTGTGCGCGGGTGATGCGCTGCTCCT
This window contains:
- a CDS encoding PKD domain-containing protein, giving the protein MPLSKQSAAPLPYRLLSVLAALAITLATPAALAASAIYGGGPFYSGGTAVMDDLRASGFTTVILWSFHIEDNGDLVYNDIPVVKNGAYMGDPGWPTRLATLKTAPTSVRRIEVSIGAWSVPDFERMARLVNGTAAGCGSTIVCGTGTNSILYRNFLALKNATGADAVNFDDESAYDLTPTTTFSQMLIGQGYKITFAPYTQQTFWRNLRNNLGSAVDAIYLQVYAGGAGNNPASWNTAMGMTVDPGLWSKNGTNCTSGDSPATVQSRMANWKTTAGIRGGFMWLYDDIQKCSAQGTSAQYAAAINTAVSGNTPPVANFSFTVSSLTATFTDSSTDADGTIASRSWNFGDGTTSPATNPSRTYASAGNYNVSLTVTDNGGASHTRTQTVSVGAGNINLALNKPTTSSTPCNSNEAAAKAVNGSVSGGNTDKFCSLVSPSWMQIDLGSAQTVSSFTLRHAGAGGESANWNTRAFTLQVSSNGTTWSTPVTVTNNTSNVSTHPITPVSARYIRLDVSTPTQNGDPATRLYELEVR